The Accipiter gentilis chromosome 8, bAccGen1.1, whole genome shotgun sequence genomic sequence GCCCAGTTCAacccccccctctcctccctagAGGGGCTGAGACCCCCCAAACTCATCTCATGTACCCGCTCTGACCCAGCCAGGCACTGGGCAGCTGCCCACCCAGTGTGTGACccgggggggggacatggggacgagGTCCCCTGGGGAAGTCTGGTTGGAAATAAGCTCTGCCGACAGCGTGGGGGGGTGGGTCCTGGGGTGACCCCTTGCACCCCAGTTTTGGGATGAAGCTGGACAGACCCCAGCaaggcaggcggggggggggggggatgctgcacCTTGGGTGCCTGCAGCACCCATGGCTGGAAggtagcacccatgggtgcagcagCTCCCCACAAATAGGCTCATCCCCAACCCGTGGTGTCCCCCCACCGTCCCCCACCCCGCGGCCGTCCCCCATCCTTACCCCAGCGCCGCCATGTCCCGTGGGTGCTGCCACGCCGGGGGGCCGGGCTGCAGGAAGCCGGGGGGCAGCGGGGTCTCGCCAGCCCCAAACTCTGCTGAGCAGGAGGCCAAGAatgagcaggagctgggggggggtgtgtgtctacagatggtgggggggggtgtccgtgcTGTCCCAGGGCCAAGGGGCCAGGACTTACCTGCTTGGGCTGGGGCGAGGAAGGGGAAGCCGGTGAGGCCGTGGCTTGGGACGCCGGAGCTGCCCGGGGTGAGCACGGGGCTCAGGGTCTGCAGAGTGGGGTACAGCGGCCGCTGCGGAAAAGCGGGGTGCCCCCCCCGTCAGGCCTCGTGCTGCCAACCCCATGGGGGGGTTGCTCATGATgcagcctctccccaccccagccccttcctctgcccccccccccagcaaagccccagtgctgggctgaggaagaggaggtgggagCGGATCGGAGAAGCTCCTCGCtgaatttggggagggggtgtctgcGCAGCTCCGAGGGGACACTGCGCACGGGAAATGCCTGGCTGCAGCGAGCCATGacgggggggacgacgacgacacccCTCACCCTGCTGTCCCCTCCCACGGCGTCACTGCTGGGGAGTGGGATGCGCGAGGCCACCGAGCATCCTGCTGGCACCGACCCCCACGGGAACTCCCACGGCCAGGGTGTCCCAATCCCACAGAATCAGGGGCACCCCGAGGACGCCGAGCcgggagcagggagctggagatTTGGGGGGGCTAGCAGCATGCCAGTCCAGAATGCTGCAGGCCCGGTGTCCCCCTCTCCGGCACTCACCGCCGTGCTGCCGCCGCTCCGGCCACCGCCGTGGGCTTCGCCGCGCCGGCCCTCTGCCCCCAGGTAGAGCGGCGGGGGAGTCTTGGTGGCCAGGGCTCGGTTCAGGCTGCCGGCAGGGAAGAGTGGGTAGCCGATACCTGGACAGACAGAGGGACAGGAGGATGCACGGCGTGACCCCAAGGGATGTAGGGTCCCAGGGGCTCCGGTCCTTGGTGGGGCACGGGGGGGATGCCCACGGTGCCCTCGTCGCCGCAGGCGGCCGTGCATGCCTCCACGGTGCCGCGCTCCGGCAAACCCACATCCTGCACGAAGCCGTCGGCGCACCTGGGTTgcggcggccgccccccgggtccgCTGCGACCGCACGCTGCGAGCGGAAACGGTGCGCGAAGGCGGTGGCTGGATCCGGCCCTGGGGCCGGTGGGCTGCAAACCTCCCCGGTTGGACCTTGCTGCGGGGAGAACCCTCGCCCCAGCTCCCCATGCAGCCGCCGGGATGTCCAGCGTGCCTGGGGCCACCACGCCGTCCCTGTCCAGGGAGATGGGGATGATGCACGGCCGCATCCCGCACCGGGAATATTGCCCAGCCACCCCCGTGCCACCTCCTATCCACCCATCAAACCCCAGCATTATTTTTTCCGGCCGCTTTTCCGCCGCGTGGCCCTGGAGGCACCCGTGTCCCTGTCACCACCCTGGGCTGGTGCCGTCCCACCGGGCAGGATGAGCCCCTCGTGCCTCACTCCGAGCTGTGACGCACGGGAGGGAGCCGTGGGTGTAGGGTGCCGGGACCAGCCGGGTGCCGGGTGCCGGCAGGGCACAGGAAACAGCTGGATGGAGGCAGGGGATGGTGTTTCCACAGCTGTGGCAGCGCTACCTGCCCACGCACCCACCCCGGCCCCACTCCCGGTAAGTCCCTGGGAGATGCTGCGACAGGAGCTTTGCATGCGGCACCCGGCCGGGAAAATCCCCACGGGGCCGGCGAGGACGAGGTGCCCACGGAGGGGACAGGGTGCCCACGGCAGGGACAGGGTGCCCACGGCGGGGACTTTCTCCCCTGCAGCCGGTTCCCCGTGTGATGGGTCTGAGCCTACCTGGGGGCAGCGGTCCCGGCGAGCGTCCCGGTGGCTTCGGTGCTGCCGGCTTGAAGGCGGGAGGGCGACCCTGGCCCTGCGGAGAGCCGCTGGTGCTGCCCAAGGACGCgtcggcggccggcggggagctgcCGTAGGCTGCTTCGGGCAGCGGCGCAGGGCTCTGCAGGGCAAAGTGGGGGtgagggacggggacggggaccctcGGGGACCCTCACCCCCCAGTGTCACGGGACGGCAGCGACTCACGTAAAACCTGGGCCGCCCCACCGACAGGTCCATGCCCTCGCTCAGCCTTCGCGCCTTCTCCCCAGGATCCGACCCCTCGTCCAGCTCCAGCTCGTggctctccagccccagccccttgcGCTTCAGCGTCTGC encodes the following:
- the MEF2B gene encoding myocyte-specific enhancer factor 2B, with protein sequence MGRKKIQISRILDQRNRQVTFTKRKFGLMKKAYELSVLCDCEIALIIFNSTNRLFQYASTDMDKVLLKYTEYSEPHESRTNSDILETLKRKGLGLESHELELDEGSDPGEKARRLSEGMDLSVGRPRFYSPAPLPEAAYGSSPPAADASLGSTSGSPQGQGRPPAFKPAAPKPPGRSPGPLPPGIGYPLFPAGSLNRALATKTPPPLYLGAEGRRGEAHGGGRSGGSTARPLYPTLQTLSPVLTPGSSGVPSHGLTGFPFLAPAQAEFGAGETPLPPGFLQPGPPAWQHPRDMAALGVSSRMVSTEEPAPAPSTSPQHQAISIKSERVSPGLGTPQPPLANLASLNEASRGSGDLQPRDDYTKGYPYPLGPPRPLAEEQRAPIPTRRAQAMDAWQR